A genomic region of Deltaproteobacteria bacterium contains the following coding sequences:
- a CDS encoding YkvA family protein: protein MSQHFKISFSLDEGDIAYFRKLFRNARKQVSDQDAAQVLAAVQHLVDRVRQAKKTPSFVQEAVAVLEDLKQMLEDPDYELPKAPRTEVLAALSYFANPEDLIPDQVPGLGFLDDAIMMKMLESEFRHELWGYRQFRRFRTGAEQRPWTTVARQRLPQRLADYRRKIRSEVDRKKKERPFSWW, encoded by the coding sequence ATGTCGCAGCACTTCAAGATCTCGTTCAGCCTCGACGAGGGCGACATCGCCTACTTCCGGAAGCTGTTCCGGAACGCCCGCAAGCAGGTGAGCGACCAGGACGCCGCCCAGGTGCTGGCGGCGGTCCAGCACCTGGTCGACCGGGTCCGCCAGGCGAAGAAGACGCCGAGCTTCGTGCAGGAGGCGGTGGCGGTCCTCGAAGACCTGAAGCAGATGCTCGAGGACCCCGACTACGAGCTGCCCAAGGCGCCCCGCACCGAGGTGCTGGCGGCACTCTCGTACTTCGCGAATCCGGAGGACCTGATCCCGGACCAGGTCCCGGGCCTGGGCTTCCTCGACGACGCGATCATGATGAAGATGCTCGAGAGCGAGTTCCGCCACGAGCTGTGGGGCTACCGGCAGTTCCGCCGCTTCCGCACCGGTGCCGAGCAGCGCCCCTGGACCACGGTGGCACGCCAGCGCCTCCCGCAGCGCCTCGCCGACTACCGGCGCAAGATCCGGAGCGAGGTGGACCGCAAGAAGAAGGAGCGCCCCTTCTCCTGGTGGTAG
- a CDS encoding response regulator, with amino-acid sequence MTTPARARILIVDDEEAILETMAYTFEDEYDVLTATSARQALEILDEGPAIAAVVTDQRMPEMTGVEFLARVCERHPNTTRIILTGYADGEAMVRAINEGHVYAYVTKPWEPEELKQLVHRAVEVHRLRVQNDTLVEDLRRANAFLAAAIDEIPIGALVIDATGVVRASNRPGREYLGLHGDPSGQPLEQVLGAEALREVREASRRLGIGCERGSEAQTDYEELDVVTTGVSLRLRVALRTLSDAARRTLGRVILMREISHEPLRRRFEEILHEIQSAGDGLRPRLDQALQELGEFAGKVQHSGVASPGMAELAERISRTRTAIENWLAVDDALLREGYPDARLLVERMRVAGSRWPLPEEVPERVRRLAERVEAYYASGENPGQPVL; translated from the coding sequence ATGACGACGCCCGCGCGCGCACGCATCCTGATCGTGGACGACGAGGAGGCCATCCTCGAGACGATGGCCTACACCTTCGAGGACGAGTACGACGTCCTGACGGCGACGAGCGCCCGCCAGGCGCTCGAGATCCTCGACGAGGGTCCGGCGATCGCCGCCGTCGTCACCGACCAGCGCATGCCCGAGATGACCGGCGTCGAGTTCCTGGCCCGGGTCTGCGAGCGACACCCGAACACGACGCGCATCATCCTGACCGGCTACGCCGACGGCGAGGCGATGGTGCGCGCGATCAACGAGGGCCACGTCTACGCCTACGTCACCAAGCCCTGGGAGCCCGAGGAGCTGAAGCAGCTCGTGCACCGGGCGGTCGAGGTGCACCGGCTCCGCGTCCAGAACGACACCCTGGTCGAGGACCTGCGCCGGGCCAACGCCTTCCTGGCGGCGGCGATCGACGAGATCCCGATCGGCGCGCTGGTGATCGACGCCACCGGCGTGGTGCGCGCGTCGAACCGGCCGGGTCGCGAGTACCTGGGCCTGCACGGCGATCCGAGCGGCCAGCCGCTCGAGCAGGTGCTCGGCGCCGAGGCGCTGCGCGAGGTGCGCGAGGCGTCCCGGCGGCTCGGGATCGGATGCGAGCGCGGCAGCGAGGCGCAGACCGACTACGAGGAGCTCGACGTCGTCACGACGGGCGTGTCGCTCCGGCTGCGTGTCGCCCTGCGCACGCTCTCGGACGCGGCGCGCCGCACGCTCGGGCGCGTGATCCTGATGCGCGAGATCTCGCACGAACCGCTGCGCCGGCGCTTCGAGGAGATCCTGCACGAGATCCAGTCGGCCGGCGACGGCCTGCGCCCGCGCCTCGACCAGGCGCTCCAGGAGCTCGGCGAGTTCGCGGGCAAGGTCCAGCACAGCGGGGTCGCCTCGCCGGGCATGGCGGAGCTCGCCGAGCGCATCTCGCGCACGCGGACGGCGATCGAGAACTGGCTGGCCGTGGACGACGCGTTGCTCCGCGAGGGCTATCCCGACGCCCGCCTGCTGGTCGAGCGCATGCGCGTGGCGGGCTCGCGCTGGCCGCTGCCCGAAGAGGTGCCGGAGCGGGTACGCCGGCTCGCGGAGCGCGTCGAGGCCTACTACGCGAGCGGCGAGAACCCTGGCCAGCCCGTCCTCTGA